A genomic stretch from Bacterioplanes sanyensis includes:
- a CDS encoding pirin family protein, whose product MATRIEGDKKDLDGFSVNRILPNRAKKMVGPFIFLDHMGPAQFEAGQGINVRPHPHIGLATLSYLFSGSMLHRDSLGNVQEIFPGEVNWMTAGRGIVHSERETLEVRAGEHELNGLQFWLALPPEKAEIAPSFQHVAKQALPHRYQGNTYMRLVAGEAYGLTSPVRTYAPMFLLDVISAAGERIELPSGAEELAVYIQQGSVAVGDDHYSAGDFVLLEGDEVLAPQNYTRLVLLGGDRYHEVPYIRWNFVAYSRERIAQAEQDWREGRFAVVPGDEDEFTPLPG is encoded by the coding sequence ATGGCGACTCGTATCGAAGGCGATAAAAAAGATCTGGACGGTTTCAGTGTTAATCGCATCCTGCCCAATCGGGCAAAGAAAATGGTCGGTCCCTTTATCTTTCTGGATCACATGGGCCCAGCCCAGTTTGAAGCGGGTCAGGGCATAAACGTCAGGCCACACCCGCATATTGGTCTGGCGACGCTGTCGTATCTGTTCTCTGGCAGCATGTTGCATCGCGATAGCTTGGGCAATGTGCAGGAAATTTTTCCCGGTGAAGTGAACTGGATGACCGCCGGCCGCGGCATTGTGCACTCTGAGCGCGAAACACTGGAGGTGCGCGCCGGCGAGCACGAGCTTAACGGCTTGCAGTTCTGGCTAGCGCTGCCGCCGGAGAAGGCGGAAATCGCACCATCATTTCAACATGTGGCTAAGCAAGCGCTGCCACATCGTTATCAAGGCAATACCTACATGCGTTTGGTGGCGGGCGAAGCGTACGGTTTGACCTCGCCAGTGAGAACCTATGCACCGATGTTTTTATTGGACGTGATCAGCGCCGCCGGCGAGCGCATCGAGTTGCCCAGCGGTGCTGAGGAACTAGCCGTTTACATTCAGCAGGGCTCGGTAGCAGTGGGAGATGATCACTACAGCGCGGGAGACTTTGTACTGCTGGAGGGTGATGAAGTGCTAGCGCCACAGAATTATACGCGGTTGGTATTGCTGGGCGGTGATCGCTACCACGAAGTGCCCTACATCCGTTGGAACTTCGTGGCTTACAGTCGCGAGCGCATCGCCCAGGCCGAGCAGGATTGGCGCGAGGGACGCTTTGCGGTGGTCCCAGGCGACGAGGACGAATTTACTCCGCTGCCGGGTTAA
- the parE gene encoding DNA topoisomerase IV subunit B, giving the protein MSQQYTAQSIEVLSGLDPVRKRPGMYTDTTRPNHLAQEVIDNSVDEALAGHASSIEVTLHGDGSMTVQDDGRGMPTDIHPEHGVSGVELILTRLHAGGKFSNDNYRFSGGLHGVGVSVVNALSTMLEVKIWRGGEVQRIGFKDGNKALDLEVIDQCGKRRTGTSVRFLPDPQYFDSAKFSIPRLKHNLRAKAVLCPGLRIKFNAPNAEDSAEWFYEDGLTDYLRISASGETVLPAEPFTGSMLGDTEGVDWAVHWLPEGGELLQESYVNLIPTAQGGTHVNGFRSGLLDALREFCEFRNLLPRGVKLTPDDIWERCAYVLSAKLADPQFAGQTKERLSSREASAFISGVVKDAFALWLNQHTAEAEHIAELAINSAQSRLRKAKKVARKKITQGPALPGKLADCTSQDGQRSELFLVEGDSAGGSAKQARDREFQAIMPLRGKILNTWEVESGEILASQEVHDIAIALGIDPASHELDGLRYSKICILADADSDGLHIATLLCALFVRHFRPLVQQGHVYVAMPPLYRIDVGKDVYYALDEAEKQGILERIKAEKKRGKVNVQRFKGLGEMNPMQLRETTMDPNTRRLVQLTLDPEDGTDELMDMLLAKKRASDRKGWLEQRGNEVEIA; this is encoded by the coding sequence ATGTCACAGCAGTACACCGCCCAATCCATTGAGGTACTGAGCGGACTGGATCCGGTACGCAAACGTCCCGGCATGTATACCGATACCACCCGGCCCAATCACTTGGCGCAAGAAGTGATAGACAACTCCGTGGATGAAGCCTTGGCCGGTCATGCCAGCAGCATTGAGGTCACGCTGCACGGCGACGGCTCCATGACAGTGCAGGACGATGGTCGTGGTATGCCCACCGATATCCACCCGGAACACGGGGTGTCCGGCGTAGAGCTGATTCTCACGCGCTTGCATGCCGGCGGTAAGTTCTCTAATGACAACTATCGTTTTTCCGGCGGCTTGCACGGTGTCGGCGTGTCCGTTGTGAATGCGCTGTCGACCATGTTGGAAGTTAAAATCTGGCGCGGTGGCGAAGTGCAGCGCATTGGTTTTAAAGACGGCAACAAAGCACTGGATTTGGAAGTCATCGACCAATGTGGCAAGCGCCGCACCGGCACCAGTGTGCGCTTCCTGCCCGACCCGCAATATTTTGATTCCGCTAAGTTTTCCATTCCGCGGCTGAAACATAATCTGCGGGCTAAAGCGGTACTGTGCCCTGGCCTGCGCATCAAGTTCAACGCCCCCAATGCCGAAGACAGCGCCGAATGGTTCTATGAAGACGGCTTGACCGATTACCTGCGCATCAGTGCCAGTGGCGAAACCGTGCTGCCAGCCGAGCCATTTACCGGCTCTATGTTGGGCGATACCGAAGGCGTCGATTGGGCCGTGCACTGGCTGCCAGAAGGCGGCGAACTGCTGCAAGAAAGCTACGTTAACCTGATTCCCACCGCCCAGGGTGGAACACACGTGAACGGTTTCCGCTCCGGTCTGCTGGACGCTTTGCGCGAGTTCTGTGAGTTTCGCAACCTGCTGCCGCGTGGCGTCAAGCTTACTCCTGATGACATTTGGGAGCGCTGTGCCTATGTGTTGTCGGCTAAGCTGGCGGACCCACAATTTGCCGGACAGACCAAAGAGCGCCTGTCCTCACGTGAGGCGTCGGCGTTTATTTCAGGCGTTGTTAAAGACGCTTTTGCTTTGTGGCTCAACCAGCACACCGCCGAAGCCGAGCACATTGCCGAGTTGGCCATTAATTCGGCGCAAAGCCGTTTACGCAAAGCGAAGAAAGTGGCCCGCAAGAAGATTACCCAAGGGCCAGCATTGCCCGGCAAACTGGCCGATTGCACCAGCCAGGACGGTCAACGCTCGGAGCTGTTTTTGGTGGAAGGTGACTCCGCCGGCGGCAGCGCCAAGCAGGCACGTGATCGTGAATTCCAGGCCATCATGCCGCTGCGCGGTAAGATCCTGAACACCTGGGAGGTAGAGTCGGGAGAGATTCTCGCCTCACAAGAAGTGCACGACATTGCTATTGCTCTTGGCATCGACCCCGCCAGCCATGAGTTGGATGGTTTACGCTACAGCAAAATCTGCATCCTAGCCGATGCCGACTCCGATGGCTTGCACATTGCTACACTGTTATGTGCGTTGTTTGTGCGCCACTTTCGCCCGCTGGTGCAGCAAGGCCATGTGTACGTTGCCATGCCGCCGCTGTATCGCATAGACGTTGGCAAAGACGTCTATTACGCATTGGACGAGGCTGAGAAGCAGGGCATACTGGAGCGCATTAAGGCAGAGAAAAAACGCGGCAAGGTCAATGTTCAGCGCTTTAAAGGCTTGGGCGAAATGAACCCCATGCAGCTGCGCGAAACCACCATGGATCCCAACACCCGTCGCTTGGTACAACTGACGTTGGATCCGGAAGATGGTACCGACGAGCTGATGGACATGCTGCTGGCGAAAAAGCGCGCCAGTGATCGCAAAGGCTGGCTGGAGCAACGCGGTAACGAAGTGGAGATTGCTTGA
- a CDS encoding EAL domain-containing protein produces the protein MQIKAIILAATLWLLTAPAKVQAEPAQVLLLLSYDPMFPTSHLIVDTVRHTLESESQQPLQLHVEFLYSKHNNNAEYLAKALELLKMRRPLAHYDLIITADDNALRLVHYHARPHLNNTPVVFLGVNDANLIRLVRGNGGYTGQFEGLPGAEFMAWYRTFFAEQTLRVIADGRPTSLADLEQIKAASRGVGQPINILSLTKLSWSELAQQLDANTDPVLLLSSYRDRLGENKTFPGALRFISHTTAAPLLHVYRHGIGRGIIGGIVVDHRQHVRLAARQALQVLAGQRINDIDVNWSTPAVPLADKALFAQYGLSAQLMPEDTLWLNDEPSAWLQLHQLLLFAAAAMLLFIAPLFWLWLKWQQSRLRDQQHRRQLQSLQQALDAVPDIVFIKDSAGHYRFCNAATAQFLGQTAEQLEGVNDRELFTAEQTAEIQHVDRSVIDGQQRRTLDEWIQDSSSRLALLQTTKTPLLDESGAVAGLIGVARDITELRKTQQSLEHMAHHDGLTGLPNRTLLYQRLTYALQMAQRNSEQIAVVYVDLDRFKDINDTLGHAIGDLLLRDVAQRLHSNVRDSDICSRLGGDEFVVILTQVDDPQHVSDKCQQLLQALAQPYSLQGHLLSVNASIGVSIFPRHGEHIDELLRHADSALSQAKSQGRNRCCMYDASSDDGQSKRANLEQDLRQAIQQQQLTLVYQPQFHVGESAPRRVEALLRWPHPVHGHITPNEFIPLAEATGLMADIGLWALENACLHFLHWRRNGLELEKLAVNVSAIQIDGHFARRIQQILQSLQFDPHWLELEVTESLMMSSTTEVARQIEVLQAMGVEFAIDDFGTGYSSLSKIKAMPVKALKIDQSFVAGINSDPNDYEIVRAIILMASSLNMLVIAEGVETADQAEALQRLGCEWMQGYFFSHPLDSDTLFNQYRR, from the coding sequence ATGCAAATCAAAGCAATCATCTTAGCAGCCACCCTATGGCTGCTAACGGCACCCGCCAAAGTTCAGGCAGAACCAGCCCAGGTTCTGCTGCTGCTGTCTTACGACCCGATGTTCCCCACCAGTCACCTGATTGTCGACACCGTTCGCCACACTCTAGAGTCAGAATCACAGCAGCCGCTGCAACTGCACGTCGAGTTCCTCTACAGTAAACACAACAATAACGCTGAATACCTAGCCAAAGCGCTAGAGCTACTGAAGATGCGCCGACCGCTGGCGCACTATGATCTGATTATCACCGCCGATGACAACGCCCTTCGTTTGGTTCACTACCACGCCCGTCCCCACCTGAATAACACGCCGGTGGTGTTTCTCGGCGTCAATGACGCCAACCTGATCCGTTTAGTGCGTGGCAATGGCGGTTATACCGGCCAGTTTGAAGGGTTGCCCGGCGCCGAATTTATGGCCTGGTATCGCACCTTTTTTGCCGAACAGACGCTGCGTGTGATCGCCGATGGCAGGCCCACCAGCCTTGCTGATTTGGAGCAAATCAAAGCCGCCAGCCGTGGCGTTGGACAACCGATCAACATACTGTCGCTCACCAAACTCAGCTGGTCAGAGCTGGCCCAGCAGCTGGATGCCAACACCGACCCAGTACTGCTGCTTTCTAGCTATCGCGACCGTTTAGGCGAGAACAAGACCTTTCCTGGCGCATTGCGGTTTATCAGCCACACCACCGCAGCGCCGCTGTTGCATGTGTATCGCCACGGCATTGGCCGAGGCATCATCGGCGGCATTGTGGTGGACCATCGTCAGCACGTGCGCCTAGCCGCCCGCCAAGCCTTACAGGTGTTAGCTGGCCAGCGGATCAATGACATCGACGTCAACTGGAGTACACCGGCAGTGCCATTGGCTGACAAGGCGCTGTTTGCTCAATACGGTTTGAGTGCCCAGCTGATGCCAGAAGATACCTTGTGGCTTAACGATGAACCATCCGCTTGGCTGCAGTTGCATCAGCTGCTGTTGTTCGCGGCGGCGGCGATGCTGCTGTTTATCGCGCCCTTGTTTTGGCTGTGGCTTAAATGGCAACAAAGCCGTTTGCGTGACCAACAGCACCGCCGGCAACTGCAGTCCTTGCAACAAGCACTGGATGCAGTGCCCGATATCGTCTTTATCAAAGACAGCGCCGGCCACTATCGTTTTTGCAATGCCGCCACCGCTCAGTTCCTCGGTCAGACCGCAGAGCAGCTGGAGGGTGTCAACGATCGTGAGCTGTTTACCGCAGAGCAAACCGCGGAAATCCAACATGTCGATCGCTCCGTCATCGACGGCCAGCAGCGACGCACACTGGATGAGTGGATACAGGATTCCAGTAGCCGCTTGGCGTTGCTGCAAACCACCAAAACCCCACTGCTCGACGAGAGCGGCGCTGTTGCTGGGCTGATCGGCGTTGCCCGCGATATCACCGAGCTGCGCAAGACCCAGCAAAGCTTGGAGCACATGGCCCACCATGACGGCCTCACCGGCTTGCCCAATCGCACCTTGCTGTATCAACGCCTGACGTACGCTCTGCAAATGGCGCAGCGCAATTCAGAACAGATTGCCGTGGTGTACGTCGACTTGGACCGCTTTAAAGACATCAACGACACCCTCGGACACGCCATTGGCGATTTACTCTTGCGTGATGTCGCCCAGCGTTTGCACAGCAATGTGCGTGACTCCGATATTTGCTCGCGCCTGGGTGGCGATGAGTTTGTGGTGATTCTGACGCAGGTGGACGATCCGCAGCACGTCAGCGACAAGTGCCAGCAGCTGCTGCAAGCATTGGCACAGCCGTATAGCCTGCAAGGGCATTTGCTGAGCGTTAACGCCAGCATCGGTGTGAGTATTTTTCCGCGCCACGGTGAACACATCGACGAACTGCTGCGACACGCCGACAGCGCATTAAGTCAGGCCAAGTCGCAAGGCCGCAATCGCTGCTGTATGTACGATGCCAGCAGTGACGATGGGCAATCCAAGCGCGCTAACCTGGAGCAGGACTTGCGCCAGGCCATCCAACAGCAACAGCTCACACTGGTGTATCAACCACAGTTTCATGTCGGTGAATCCGCTCCACGACGGGTCGAAGCGTTGTTGCGCTGGCCACATCCGGTGCATGGCCACATTACTCCGAACGAATTTATTCCGCTGGCCGAAGCCACCGGTCTGATGGCCGATATTGGCTTGTGGGCATTGGAAAATGCCTGTTTGCATTTTTTACACTGGCGCCGCAACGGCTTGGAGTTGGAGAAGCTGGCGGTGAATGTGTCTGCCATTCAAATTGATGGTCACTTTGCCCGCCGTATTCAGCAGATACTGCAATCCTTGCAATTTGATCCCCACTGGCTTGAGCTGGAGGTGACTGAGTCGCTAATGATGAGCAGCACCACCGAAGTGGCCCGGCAAATCGAGGTGCTGCAAGCCATGGGAGTGGAGTTTGCTATCGATGATTTTGGCACCGGTTACTCGTCTCTCAGTAAGATCAAAGCCATGCCGGTCAAAGCGTTGAAGATCGACCAGTCATTTGTCGCTGGCATCAACTCCGACCCCAACGATTACGAAATCGTGCGTGCCATTATCTTGATGGCCAGCAGCCTGAACATGTTGGTCATCGCCGAAGGTGTGGAAACCGCAGACCAAGCCGAAGCCTTGCAGCGCTTGGGCTGCGAATGGATGCAGGGCTATTTTTTCAGTCATCCCCTCGACAGCGATACCCTGTTTAACCAATACCGCCGCTGA
- a CDS encoding NUDIX domain-containing protein gives MPPIPPPFQIKDVEVTDRSTSFKGFFTIEQLTLKHRTFDGEWLGPFTRELFRRGEAVCVLLFDPKRQTVVLTEQFRVGAIDDERSPWLLELVAGMVEDGETWQQVAQRETQEEAGCQFYQLIPICDYWVSPGGCDERVMLYCGLIDSEQVGGVHGLAQEHEDIRLVTLSLEEAKQALADGVINNAAAIIALQWLQLHHKQLLSELTD, from the coding sequence ATGCCTCCTATCCCACCACCTTTTCAAATAAAGGATGTCGAAGTCACTGACCGCAGCACCTCTTTTAAGGGCTTCTTCACCATTGAGCAGCTGACACTAAAGCACCGTACCTTTGACGGAGAATGGTTAGGGCCCTTTACTCGAGAGCTGTTTCGCCGGGGCGAAGCGGTGTGTGTATTGTTGTTTGACCCCAAGCGTCAGACGGTGGTGCTGACAGAGCAGTTTCGTGTTGGCGCCATCGATGATGAACGTTCGCCATGGTTGTTAGAGCTGGTGGCCGGCATGGTGGAAGACGGCGAAACATGGCAGCAGGTAGCCCAGCGAGAAACGCAAGAAGAAGCCGGCTGCCAGTTTTATCAGCTCATTCCCATCTGTGATTACTGGGTTTCGCCTGGTGGCTGCGATGAGCGTGTCATGCTCTACTGTGGGCTAATCGACAGTGAACAGGTAGGCGGTGTGCACGGCTTAGCGCAGGAACACGAAGACATTCGCTTGGTCACATTAAGCCTTGAAGAAGCCAAGCAAGCGCTGGCGGATGGCGTTATCAACAACGCCGCTGCCATCATTGCGTTGCAGTGGTTGCAGCTGCATCACAAACAACTACTGTCAGAACTGACGGACTGA
- the cpdA gene encoding 3',5'-cyclic-AMP phosphodiesterase, whose translation MYTLQQSGSLKLIQITDTHLNEPEDGHLLGMKTLHSLNCVLDLVRQEQPHIDAILVTGDLSQDGSPRSYQHLRTALDAFPVPSFWLAGNHDERSAMQSADIPGDHLIRVVRSAHWQVVLINSQVAGKVYGRISQSELDFLDQTLAERPDLHSLVTFHHHPVDMGSRWIDTIGIRNADQLLEVIDRHSHVRCLLWGHVHQESDQDRNGVRLLSTPSTCVQFAPGSEDFAVDTLAPGYRWLELHADGRLDTGVSRVEGIDFEIDYSVKGY comes from the coding sequence TTGTATACGTTACAGCAGTCGGGCTCATTAAAACTGATACAAATTACAGATACTCACCTCAATGAGCCCGAGGACGGTCACCTACTGGGCATGAAAACGCTGCACAGCCTTAATTGTGTGCTCGATCTGGTGCGCCAGGAACAGCCCCACATTGACGCCATCTTGGTCACCGGCGATTTGTCGCAGGACGGCTCACCTCGTTCTTACCAACATCTGCGCACCGCGTTAGACGCTTTTCCTGTGCCCTCTTTCTGGTTGGCGGGCAATCACGATGAGCGCAGTGCGATGCAAAGCGCCGATATTCCCGGTGACCACCTGATCCGCGTGGTGCGTTCTGCACACTGGCAAGTGGTTTTGATCAACAGCCAGGTGGCCGGCAAAGTATATGGACGCATCAGTCAAAGCGAGTTGGATTTTCTCGATCAGACACTGGCTGAACGGCCTGATTTACACAGCTTGGTGACGTTTCATCATCACCCAGTCGACATGGGCAGCCGCTGGATCGACACCATCGGCATTCGCAACGCCGACCAACTGCTTGAGGTGATCGATCGACACTCCCACGTGCGCTGCCTGCTGTGGGGTCATGTGCATCAGGAAAGTGACCAGGACCGCAACGGCGTGCGCCTGTTATCGACGCCTTCTACTTGCGTGCAATTCGCTCCTGGCAGCGAAGACTTTGCGGTCGATACCCTGGCACCCGGTTACCGCTGGTTAGAACTGCACGCAGACGGTCGGCTTGATACCGGCGTCAGCCGTGTCGAAGGCATCGACTTCGAAATCGATTATTCGGTTAAGGGCTACTGA
- the parC gene encoding DNA topoisomerase IV subunit A, with translation MTDQISYTDDGVERQSLRQYTESAYLNYSMYVILDRALPHIGDGMKPVQRRIVYAMSELGLKNTAKYKKSARTVGDVLGKYHPHGDSACYEAMVLMAQPFSYRYPMIDGQGNWGAPDDPKSFAAMRYTEAKLSPFADVLLSELGQGTVDWQPNFDGTLDEPTTLPARLPNVLLNGTTGIAVGMATDIPPHNVREVASACIRLLDEPSADMDALCEHIQAPDFPTDAEIVTPKDDIRKLYRTGRGSIKMRAVYEVDDGEIIVTALPHQVSGARILEQIAQQMQAKKLPLVTDLRDESDHENPTRLVIVPKSNRVDCEAVMAHLFATTDLEKNYRVNMNVIGLDGRPQVKDLRTMLVEWLEYRTGTVRRRLQHRLDKVLARLHILEGMLVAFLNIDEVIHIIRTEDEPKSVLMQRFGVSETQAEAILELKLRHLAKLEEMKIRAEQDELSQERDKLEKTLGSDRRLKTLIKKELAADAEKYGDDRRSPVVVRGEAKAFSETELLSSDPITVVLSQKGWIRAAKGHDIDASSLNYKAGDGYLASAKGRSNQNAMFIDSSGRAYSLAGHTLPSARGQGEPLTGRLNPPSGSEFLSVLMGNDNDHYLLSTDAGYGFIAHISDLFSKNKAGKSLITVPDNARILAPAAVTDPAQQWIAAVTNEGRLLVFPAADLPLMARGKGNKMINISAARAASREELMIAAVAFSDTDVIQVQAGKRHMKLKFADLEHYQGERGRRGNKLPRGFQNVDAMIVLRSDDECV, from the coding sequence ATGACGGATCAAATCAGTTACACCGACGACGGCGTCGAACGCCAGTCTTTGCGCCAATACACCGAGAGCGCCTACCTCAATTACTCCATGTACGTGATTTTGGATCGCGCCTTGCCGCACATTGGTGACGGCATGAAGCCGGTCCAACGCCGTATCGTCTACGCCATGAGCGAGCTGGGGCTGAAAAACACCGCTAAGTACAAAAAATCGGCACGTACCGTGGGCGACGTGCTGGGTAAGTACCACCCGCACGGCGACAGCGCTTGTTATGAAGCCATGGTGCTGATGGCTCAGCCGTTTTCCTATCGCTATCCGATGATTGATGGCCAGGGCAACTGGGGCGCGCCGGACGACCCAAAATCCTTCGCGGCAATGCGTTATACCGAAGCCAAGCTGTCACCGTTTGCCGATGTGTTGTTGTCCGAGCTGGGCCAAGGCACCGTCGACTGGCAGCCCAACTTCGATGGCACCCTCGATGAGCCCACCACCTTGCCAGCGCGCTTACCCAATGTATTGCTGAATGGCACGACGGGCATTGCCGTGGGCATGGCCACCGACATTCCGCCGCACAATGTGCGCGAAGTCGCCAGTGCCTGTATTCGCTTGCTGGACGAGCCCAGCGCCGATATGGACGCATTGTGCGAGCATATCCAGGCGCCAGATTTCCCCACCGACGCTGAAATCGTCACCCCAAAAGACGACATTCGCAAACTCTACCGCACTGGCCGCGGGTCGATAAAAATGCGCGCCGTGTACGAAGTCGACGATGGTGAAATCATCGTCACGGCGCTGCCGCACCAAGTTTCTGGCGCGCGCATTCTGGAGCAAATTGCCCAGCAAATGCAGGCGAAGAAACTACCGCTGGTGACGGATCTTCGAGACGAATCCGATCATGAAAACCCGACTCGTCTGGTGATCGTGCCGAAGTCCAATCGAGTGGACTGCGAAGCGGTGATGGCGCACTTGTTTGCCACCACCGACCTAGAGAAAAACTACCGCGTTAACATGAATGTGATTGGCCTCGATGGCCGTCCACAGGTCAAAGACCTGCGCACCATGTTGGTGGAGTGGCTGGAATATCGCACCGGCACCGTACGTCGCCGGTTACAGCACCGCTTGGACAAGGTGCTGGCGCGCCTACACATTCTTGAAGGTATGTTGGTCGCCTTCCTCAACATTGATGAGGTGATCCACATCATCCGCACCGAGGACGAACCCAAGTCGGTGCTGATGCAACGCTTTGGGGTCAGCGAGACGCAAGCTGAGGCCATCTTGGAGCTGAAGCTGCGCCACCTCGCCAAGCTCGAAGAGATGAAGATTCGCGCCGAGCAGGATGAGTTGTCACAAGAACGCGACAAGCTGGAGAAGACCCTTGGCTCGGATCGGCGTTTAAAAACACTGATCAAAAAAGAACTGGCCGCCGATGCCGAAAAATACGGCGATGACCGTCGCTCACCAGTGGTGGTGCGCGGCGAAGCCAAAGCCTTCAGCGAAACCGAGTTACTGTCGTCCGACCCTATTACCGTGGTGCTGTCACAAAAAGGCTGGATACGCGCCGCCAAAGGGCACGACATCGATGCCAGCAGCCTGAATTACAAAGCCGGTGACGGCTATCTGGCCAGTGCCAAAGGCCGCAGCAATCAAAACGCCATGTTTATTGATTCCAGCGGCCGCGCTTACAGTCTGGCGGGGCATACTTTGCCCTCGGCTCGTGGTCAGGGTGAACCTCTGACTGGACGGCTAAACCCGCCGTCTGGCAGTGAGTTTTTGTCGGTGCTGATGGGCAATGACAACGACCACTACTTGCTCAGCACCGACGCTGGTTATGGCTTTATCGCCCACATCAGTGACTTGTTCAGTAAAAACAAAGCGGGCAAATCGCTAATCACCGTGCCCGACAATGCCCGTATTCTGGCCCCGGCCGCAGTCACGGACCCAGCGCAACAATGGATTGCAGCGGTGACCAACGAAGGGCGCCTGTTGGTCTTCCCGGCAGCCGATTTGCCGTTAATGGCGCGCGGAAAGGGTAACAAGATGATCAACATCAGCGCCGCGCGTGCCGCTTCCCGCGAGGAGTTAATGATTGCTGCCGTCGCCTTCAGTGACACCGATGTCATTCAAGTGCAAGCAGGGAAGCGTCACATGAAACTGAAGTTTGCCGACCTTGAGCATTACCAAGGAGAGCGCGGACGCCGAGGCAACAAACTGCCGCGTGGTTTCCAGAATGTGGACGCCATGATAGTCCTGCGCTCAGACGACGAATGTGTCTGA
- a CDS encoding DUF1249 domain-containing protein, whose protein sequence is MRKRYVPDLTQLAAQCEANYLRLQRLLHNVDEGDVRCFALEPSGTSIRIQLEEEHPYTSMLDIRQAGETAQWITPPQMKVRLYHDASMAEVIRFQNQHRLQGRYTYPNDKMLLPDEKWQLNKFLAEWLDHCLQHGRSQTQHQFAPAP, encoded by the coding sequence ATGCGTAAGCGCTACGTACCGGATCTAACGCAGTTGGCCGCGCAGTGCGAAGCCAATTATTTGCGTTTGCAAAGATTGCTGCATAACGTCGACGAAGGCGATGTGCGCTGCTTTGCGCTGGAACCTAGCGGCACCAGTATTCGCATCCAGCTGGAGGAAGAACACCCGTACACCAGCATGCTCGATATTCGCCAAGCCGGTGAAACTGCGCAATGGATTACGCCACCGCAAATGAAAGTGCGGTTGTACCACGATGCCTCGATGGCGGAGGTGATACGCTTTCAGAATCAGCATCGCCTGCAGGGACGCTATACTTACCCGAACGATAAAATGCTGCTGCCCGATGAGAAATGGCAATTGAACAAGTTCCTGGCCGAATGGCTGGATCACTGCCTACAGCATGGTCGGTCACAAACTCAGCACCAATTTGCTCCGGCGCCGTGA
- a CDS encoding YqiA/YcfP family alpha/beta fold hydrolase → MALPVCLYLHGFLSSPHSLKAQQVHDWYEQHHCPHRLSIPTLPFAPEQAMAVAEAELQRLLEEHPNTPVLIIGSSLGGYYATWLAEHYPCSAALINPAVRPFDLFADYLGPNTHFHTGEVHHLETEHIDQLRRFYCPQLQYPQRCLLLLQTGDETLDYRLAAHYYRNSPAWLEGGGDHSFVNFVQRLPMLMQFSQR, encoded by the coding sequence GTGGCCCTCCCGGTCTGTCTTTATTTGCACGGATTTCTCAGCTCGCCGCATTCGCTCAAAGCGCAGCAAGTGCACGACTGGTACGAGCAGCATCACTGCCCGCATAGGCTAAGCATCCCCACCTTGCCATTTGCCCCTGAACAGGCCATGGCCGTTGCCGAAGCGGAACTGCAGCGCTTGCTTGAGGAGCATCCCAACACGCCCGTGCTGATCATCGGCAGTTCCTTGGGCGGCTATTACGCAACCTGGCTGGCTGAGCACTACCCCTGCAGCGCAGCGTTAATTAATCCCGCCGTACGTCCGTTTGATTTGTTCGCCGACTATCTCGGCCCTAACACTCACTTTCATACCGGCGAAGTGCACCATCTCGAGACTGAACACATTGACCAGCTGCGCCGGTTCTATTGCCCACAGCTGCAGTATCCGCAGCGCTGTTTATTGCTACTGCAAACGGGCGATGAAACTCTGGACTATCGCCTGGCGGCACACTATTACCGCAACAGCCCAGCCTGGTTGGAAGGCGGTGGCGACCACAGTTTCGTTAACTTCGTCCAACGCTTGCCCATGCTGATGCAGTTTTCGCAGCGCTAG